The following proteins come from a genomic window of Methanocella conradii HZ254:
- a CDS encoding formate--phosphoribosylaminoimidazolecarboxamide ligase, whose amino-acid sequence MVITKDDIKEVIKKYDKNNITVCTIASHSSLHVYRGAYDEGFRRCAICAKGRDIPYRRFRSADEYIIVDKFSDIIDEEIQERLRKMNAIITPHGSFVAYVGLENIENKFLVPILGNRNILRWEAERERVTKLFEAANIRKPMKIDGPDKIDRPCMVKFPGARGGRGYFVTDSPAGFDEKIKLMVKKGWLTEEDRYRAHIEEYVAGDIYCIHYFYSQLTNEVEMLGMDRRHEANIDGLVRIPAKDQIEAGLQPTYVVTGNFPVVARESLLDQAFAMGDRLAEAAKKLVPPGLLGAFCIQTMCTDNLEFVAFEISARQDGGTNTFMDGSPYSYLRYGPGMSMGRRYCLEIKEALKQDRLIDILT is encoded by the coding sequence TTGGTCATCACAAAGGACGACATAAAAGAAGTCATAAAGAAGTATGACAAGAATAATATAACGGTTTGTACAATAGCCAGCCACTCCTCCTTGCATGTGTACAGGGGCGCCTATGACGAGGGCTTCCGCCGGTGCGCTATATGTGCAAAGGGGCGGGATATACCATACAGGCGGTTCCGGTCGGCCGACGAGTACATAATCGTCGATAAGTTTTCGGACATAATCGACGAGGAGATACAGGAAAGGCTCAGGAAGATGAACGCCATCATAACGCCTCACGGCTCTTTCGTGGCCTACGTGGGGCTTGAAAACATCGAGAACAAGTTCCTGGTGCCCATCCTCGGCAACCGCAACATCCTCAGGTGGGAAGCGGAGAGGGAGCGGGTGACGAAGCTGTTCGAGGCGGCGAACATCCGTAAGCCGATGAAGATAGATGGCCCGGATAAGATTGACAGGCCGTGCATGGTCAAGTTCCCGGGCGCAAGAGGAGGAAGGGGGTACTTCGTCACGGACTCGCCTGCGGGGTTCGATGAGAAGATTAAGCTCATGGTTAAGAAGGGCTGGCTGACCGAAGAGGACAGGTACAGGGCACACATCGAGGAGTACGTTGCCGGTGACATCTATTGTATACATTATTTCTATTCCCAGCTCACCAATGAAGTCGAGATGCTCGGCATGGATAGGAGGCATGAGGCTAACATCGATGGCCTCGTGCGCATACCGGCCAAAGACCAGATAGAGGCGGGGCTGCAGCCGACTTATGTCGTCACGGGTAACTTCCCGGTGGTTGCGAGGGAATCGCTGCTGGACCAGGCGTTCGCCATGGGCGACCGTCTTGCCGAGGCGGCGAAGAAGCTTGTGCCGCCAGGCCTGCTGGGCGCGTTCTGCATCCAGACGATGTGTACGGATAACCTGGAGTTTGTGGCTTTTGAGATATCGGCCAGGCAGGACGGCGGCACGAACACGTTCATGGATGGCTCGCCATACTCTTACCTCCGTTATGGCCCTGGCATGAGCATGGGTCGGCGCTATTGCCTCGAGATCAAGGAAGCCCTCAAGCAGGATCGGCTCATCGATATTTTGACGTAG
- a CDS encoding MgtC/SapB family protein has translation MVELTLYDFTFRIGLSTALGMFIGLEREWAHKEAGIRTFGLFCLTGMISTVIYQPYATIACAIFAIAFIIVMSAHGISQRKDPNLTTGAALFVTFFVGVLIGIGQMVPAVIIAIIVTALLSIKTELQSIAVELTAQEVHAAVEFGILAFVIYPILPDKPIDPWGVINPRTIWLMVVLISGIGFVNYIIMKKYGSKGAAYTGFFGGLANSTAIVAEFSSRIKAEPALTMIAVSAVILSDVAMCVRNLALCIFLAPSLLPKLIVPYGVMIVIGGLFAYRHIMKEQPVTVRIQSPFSIRNALVFGTIFLIMVILSAAAVFELGRAGFLISSFLSGMVSSASATASAIALLQSGTLDINTAAMGIILASMSSIIVKFPLAYVSNNKKFIARVALGGGIMMAAGILTAILII, from the coding sequence ATGGTAGAGCTTACGTTATATGATTTTACCTTCAGGATAGGGCTCAGCACAGCCCTCGGCATGTTCATAGGGCTGGAGCGAGAGTGGGCCCACAAGGAGGCGGGCATAAGGACCTTCGGCCTGTTCTGCCTCACAGGCATGATCTCCACGGTGATATACCAGCCATACGCCACCATAGCATGCGCCATATTCGCCATAGCCTTCATAATAGTCATGTCCGCACATGGCATAAGCCAGAGGAAAGACCCGAACCTCACCACAGGGGCGGCGCTATTCGTCACGTTCTTCGTAGGAGTGCTCATAGGGATAGGCCAGATGGTCCCGGCGGTCATCATAGCCATAATCGTAACCGCGCTGCTCTCCATCAAGACAGAGCTACAGAGCATCGCCGTGGAGCTAACCGCCCAGGAGGTCCACGCGGCAGTGGAGTTCGGCATCCTGGCCTTCGTCATCTACCCCATATTGCCGGACAAGCCCATAGACCCCTGGGGCGTCATCAACCCCAGGACTATATGGCTCATGGTAGTACTGATATCCGGCATAGGCTTCGTGAACTACATAATAATGAAAAAGTATGGGTCTAAGGGCGCAGCATACACGGGCTTCTTCGGCGGCCTTGCGAACAGCACCGCGATAGTCGCCGAGTTTTCCAGCCGGATCAAGGCCGAGCCCGCCCTCACCATGATAGCGGTATCGGCGGTCATCCTGTCCGACGTGGCCATGTGCGTGCGAAACCTCGCCCTCTGCATATTTCTGGCCCCTTCACTGCTGCCCAAGCTCATCGTCCCATACGGCGTCATGATAGTCATAGGGGGTTTATTCGCCTACAGGCACATCATGAAGGAGCAGCCGGTCACGGTCAGGATTCAGTCGCCATTCAGCATAAGGAACGCCCTGGTCTTCGGCACCATCTTCCTCATCATGGTCATCCTGAGCGCCGCAGCGGTCTTCGAGCTGGGCCGCGCAGGCTTCCTCATAAGCTCGTTCCTTAGTGGCATGGTTTCGAGCGCCAGCGCCACCGCTAGCGCGATAGCCCTGCTGCAATCTGGCACCCTTGACATAAACACGGCAGCCATGGGGATAATACTCGCGAGCATGTCCAGCATCATCGTCAAGTTCCCCCTCGCATACGTCTCCAATAACAAGAAATTCATCGCCAGAGTGGCGCTCGGCGGGGGGATCATGATGGCCGCCGGCATCCTGACAGCCATCCTCATAATATAA
- a CDS encoding DUF5350 domain-containing protein, with translation MGKTGSVEWVQIRGRKGQMRLVPKGESTASKPGPAQRYDSRGFVRRILARSKKNVLGVKAKAKK, from the coding sequence ATGGGAAAGACCGGAAGCGTTGAATGGGTCCAGATCCGCGGAAGGAAGGGACAGATGAGGCTAGTCCCGAAGGGAGAATCCACGGCGAGCAAGCCCGGGCCAGCGCAAAGATACGACTCCAGGGGATTCGTGCGCCGCATACTCGCCCGCTCAAAGAAGAACGTCCTCGGAGTAAAGGCCAAGGCAAAAAAGTGA
- a CDS encoding translation initiation factor IF-2 subunit beta: MDNYDTLLSRAVSKTPRLESSGERFQLPKLRIFIEGRTTVWDNYEEVREKLNRDTEHFGKFILRELGTAGKVEGNRMILQGHFTSDAINDLVNEYVAEYVRCAECGRPDTRLIKYDRVTTLKCDACGAQRSIQKRRARAVSNKPTAAIEEGKVYEVKIETTGKKGDGIARVDKFTIFVNGARPGDIVKVRINKVDGTRAFASREQ, translated from the coding sequence ATGGATAATTACGATACCTTATTAAGCAGGGCGGTCTCAAAGACCCCCAGGCTAGAGTCGAGCGGAGAGCGCTTCCAGCTTCCGAAGCTACGGATATTCATAGAGGGCAGGACCACGGTGTGGGACAACTACGAGGAGGTCCGGGAAAAGCTCAACAGGGACACCGAGCACTTCGGCAAGTTTATACTGCGCGAGCTCGGCACCGCGGGCAAGGTCGAGGGCAACCGCATGATATTGCAGGGCCATTTCACGTCTGACGCAATCAACGACCTGGTAAACGAGTACGTGGCCGAGTACGTGAGGTGCGCCGAGTGTGGCAGGCCGGACACCAGGCTCATCAAGTATGATAGGGTTACGACGCTGAAGTGCGATGCCTGTGGCGCACAGCGCTCGATCCAGAAGAGGCGTGCACGCGCGGTGTCCAATAAGCCGACGGCTGCCATCGAGGAGGGCAAGGTCTACGAGGTCAAGATTGAGACCACCGGCAAGAAGGGAGATGGCATCGCCAGGGTCGATAAGTTCACCATATTCGTGAACGGGGCCAGGCCGGGCGACATCGTCAAGGTCAGGATTAACAAGGTGGACGGCACCAGGGCCTTCGCTAGCCGGGAACAATGA
- a CDS encoding TatD family hydrolase has translation MLPITDDHMHINIIGGRGVEAIKEFRNAGGTHVFIVSLPAGELGLKVMRGDDFRVAYDITVEAARRASEHVKAYAVVGVHPAEFIGLAESMGMEKAYAIVKDGLEIAAEYVAEGKAVAIKSGRPHYPVAGDLWKASNDLMRYAMELCREKGCAIQLHTESEPETMKSISDIAKQAGMPPHRVIKHFSPPLVKECESLNVFPSVICSKGALEEALSQGTRFMLETDYIDDPRRPGAVLGPRTVPRKTKEAIRNGAPEEAFYKIHKDNPERSYGIKIEC, from the coding sequence TTGTTGCCTATAACTGATGACCATATGCACATTAACATCATTGGTGGCAGGGGGGTGGAGGCCATAAAGGAGTTCAGGAATGCAGGCGGCACTCACGTCTTCATCGTGTCGCTGCCCGCTGGCGAGCTGGGGCTAAAGGTCATGAGGGGCGATGATTTCCGGGTGGCCTATGACATCACCGTGGAGGCGGCGAGGCGTGCCAGCGAGCACGTTAAGGCTTATGCCGTCGTTGGCGTCCACCCTGCCGAATTCATAGGGCTGGCGGAATCCATGGGCATGGAAAAGGCTTACGCCATCGTCAAAGATGGACTGGAAATCGCTGCGGAATATGTGGCCGAAGGCAAGGCGGTGGCGATCAAGAGCGGCAGGCCACACTACCCCGTAGCCGGCGACCTCTGGAAGGCCTCGAACGACCTCATGCGATACGCCATGGAGCTCTGCAGGGAGAAGGGCTGCGCAATACAGCTCCACACCGAGAGCGAGCCGGAGACGATGAAGAGCATATCAGATATCGCTAAGCAGGCGGGAATGCCGCCCCACAGGGTGATAAAGCACTTCTCCCCTCCTTTGGTGAAGGAGTGTGAGTCCCTCAACGTCTTCCCATCCGTCATCTGCTCAAAGGGGGCGCTAGAGGAAGCGCTCTCCCAGGGCACGCGATTCATGCTTGAGACCGACTACATAGACGACCCACGCAGGCCCGGCGCCGTCCTGGGCCCCAGGACTGTGCCCCGCAAAACGAAGGAAGCCATACGCAATGGCGCGCCCGAAGAAGCATTCTATAAAATACACAAGGATAACCCGGAAAGGTCGTACGGCATAAAAATAGAGTGCTAA
- a CDS encoding hydrogenase maturation protease translates to MKKVKVLGCGNVLVGDDGIGIRVIEKLQAMELPPGVEVIDAGVGGLAILSWIEDADRVIIIDAVQTGNEPPGTVYRFTDKELPPSSMFMLSLHDLNLVDTLNVGRLVQKMPEEVVIIGVEVRRVAEFTKELTPEVEAAMPEVIDLVLKEIYK, encoded by the coding sequence ATGAAAAAGGTTAAGGTTTTAGGCTGCGGGAACGTCCTGGTTGGGGACGACGGCATCGGCATACGCGTCATCGAGAAGCTGCAGGCTATGGAATTGCCGCCCGGCGTTGAGGTCATCGACGCTGGAGTCGGCGGCCTGGCTATATTGAGCTGGATAGAGGATGCCGACAGGGTAATAATCATCGATGCCGTGCAGACCGGTAATGAGCCCCCGGGGACCGTTTACCGGTTCACTGATAAGGAGCTTCCGCCTTCCAGCATGTTCATGCTCTCGCTGCATGACCTCAACCTGGTTGATACGCTCAACGTGGGCAGGCTCGTGCAAAAGATGCCCGAGGAGGTCGTGATCATAGGCGTCGAGGTGAGACGGGTTGCCGAGTTTACGAAAGAGCTAACGCCTGAGGTTGAGGCGGCCATGCCAGAGGTTATCGACCTGGTGCTCAAAGAGATATATAAATGA
- the pyrH gene encoding UMP kinase, whose protein sequence is MIHLRHRIAMRIVIKVGGSAIAPSLEARRFRGYAEVIKSLAKDHTVLVVVGGGTPAREYINVSKELKASNALRDLIGIGVSRLNARLLISAMDDAAYPEPPHDYQEANLAMYSGKIVIMGGVQPGQTTDAVAAILAEYVHADLLIRTTSVDGVYTADPRVDKDARKIDRMTPQELLELVTKMEMTAGANNIFDMLGAQIIKRSRIPMIVVNGHEPKNIIDAVNGKPIGTLIK, encoded by the coding sequence ATGATACATTTAAGGCACAGGATAGCCATGAGAATCGTCATAAAAGTCGGCGGCTCCGCAATAGCGCCGAGCCTGGAGGCCAGGCGATTCAGGGGTTACGCTGAAGTGATAAAATCGCTGGCGAAAGACCATACCGTACTCGTCGTGGTCGGCGGCGGGACGCCGGCCAGGGAATACATAAACGTCTCAAAAGAGCTCAAGGCCAGCAATGCCTTAAGAGACCTTATAGGGATAGGCGTGTCCCGGCTCAACGCCAGGCTCCTCATCTCGGCTATGGATGATGCGGCTTACCCTGAGCCTCCCCACGACTACCAGGAGGCGAACCTTGCCATGTACTCCGGCAAGATAGTAATCATGGGCGGCGTGCAGCCCGGCCAGACGACCGACGCGGTGGCGGCTATCCTGGCGGAATACGTGCACGCGGACCTACTAATACGGACCACATCGGTGGACGGGGTGTATACCGCCGATCCAAGGGTGGATAAGGATGCAAGGAAGATCGACCGGATGACCCCGCAGGAGCTGCTGGAGCTCGTCACGAAGATGGAGATGACCGCCGGGGCCAACAATATTTTCGACATGCTCGGCGCCCAGATCATAAAGCGCTCTCGCATACCCATGATAGTCGTCAACGGCCATGAGCCGAAGAATATCATCGACGCTGTGAATGGAAAGCCAATAGGGACTCTCATAAAATGA
- a CDS encoding rhomboid family intramembrane serine protease gives MPENRCDICGAYELLPFKCKYCNGTFCAAHRLPESHDCPGLKMLKQRPIGEVKSAARRKAQIKMPAKLPYEGNYAYIIIGITVLVFILQLLLDPWLTGLFDLSMGSLLSRPWGLVTSMFLHAGLAHLFFNMLALFFFGPLLERRIESKGFLALYFGSGILAGLVQVFIFPTSAVIGASGAIFGVLGALTVLMPDLTVILYFVPLKMVYVTILFAILDLYPMLTGTPDGIAHAAHLTGLAAGLAAGFWYRERYRVRNARWQV, from the coding sequence ATGCCAGAGAACAGATGTGACATATGTGGCGCATACGAGCTTTTGCCATTTAAGTGTAAGTATTGTAATGGCACGTTTTGCGCCGCCCACCGGCTCCCGGAGAGCCACGACTGCCCCGGGCTAAAGATGCTCAAGCAGCGCCCAATCGGCGAGGTAAAATCCGCTGCAAGGCGTAAGGCCCAGATAAAGATGCCCGCTAAGCTGCCATACGAAGGGAATTATGCGTATATCATCATCGGCATAACGGTTTTAGTATTCATATTACAGCTTTTACTGGATCCATGGCTCACGGGCCTGTTTGACCTCAGCATGGGCTCGCTGCTATCCAGGCCCTGGGGGCTTGTGACGAGCATGTTCCTGCACGCAGGGCTAGCGCACCTGTTCTTCAACATGCTGGCGCTTTTCTTCTTCGGGCCCCTGCTCGAGCGCAGGATAGAGAGCAAGGGCTTTTTAGCCCTCTACTTCGGAAGCGGCATCCTGGCGGGGCTTGTACAGGTCTTCATATTCCCGACGTCTGCCGTGATCGGGGCTAGCGGGGCGATATTCGGGGTGCTGGGCGCCCTTACTGTGCTCATGCCTGACCTGACCGTCATACTATACTTCGTGCCGCTGAAGATGGTGTACGTGACGATATTGTTCGCCATACTCGACCTTTACCCAATGCTGACTGGCACGCCGGACGGGATAGCCCACGCCGCCCACCTGACGGGGCTGGCGGCAGGGCTGGCGGCAGGCTTCTGGTACAGGGAGAGGTATAGGGTTAGGAACGCGCGCTGGCAGGTGTAG